A genomic segment from Necator americanus strain Aroian chromosome III, whole genome shotgun sequence encodes:
- a CDS encoding hypothetical protein (NECATOR_CHRIII.G9381.T1), protein MMVSPGLISLAPIVPAASSVVKNPEAAEKPVNEVMKKLREALESLKLRAAGIEDGFEPQFGVNGERLVPMPTAKKYAGIKKFKISDADKVAIRPSYEKYRYETPDDDVYDDEYDDGYEQKEFQVEPLNAQSSTEESGTEESESPESTSVRLAQGKASRGRGSGPAPARGGSSTSNGKGGTNEHSAAATGSATSRTNYTGGRQRQMKERHKNAFKQRGADRKMRGAY, encoded by the exons ATGATGGTCAGTCCG GGTCTGATAAGTCTCGCGCCCATAGTTCCCGCCGCTTCCAGCGTAGTCAAAAACCCCGAAGCGGCTGAGAAGCCCGTAAATGAG GTGATGAAGAAACTTCGAGAAGCTCTGGAATCTCTAAAATTACGAGCAGCTGGCATCGAAGATGGCTTTGAACCACAATTTGGAGTAAACGGCGAACGTTTGGTACCAATGCCGACCGCTAAAAA ATATGCTGGGattaagaaattcaaaatatcCGACGCAGACAAGGTGGCGATCCGTCCATCATATGAGAAATATCGTTACGAGACACCAGATGACGATGTGTATGATGATGAATATGATGATGGATacgaacaaaaagaatttcaagtgGAACCACTAAA TGCTCAGTCTTCAACAGAAGAAAGTGGCACGGAAGAGTCAGAGAGCCCGGAAAGCACTTCAGTGAGACTCGCTCAAGGAAAAGCGTCACGTGGTCGTGGATCAGGTCCAGCTCCAGCTAGAGGCGGGTCCAGTA CAAGCAATGGTAAAGGTGGAACAAATGAGCACTCAGCAGCCGCAACAGGAA GTGCGACGTCACGCACTAACTACACCGGTGGCAGGCAGCGACAAATGAAGGAACGACATAAGAATGCGTTCAAGCAACGTGGTGCCGATCGAAAGATGCGTGGAGCGTACTAA
- a CDS encoding hypothetical protein (NECATOR_CHRIII.G9381.T2), with translation MKIQPLKASFYIDTLSVSTSAPTLPSLSFQNDELILSALPRPNRTDATQFSSSSTQAPKEPEGKNVFKGLISLAPIVPAASSVVKNPEAAEKPVNEVMKKLREALESLKLRAAGIEDGFEPQFGVNGERLVPMPTAKKYAGIKKFKISDADKVAIRPSYEKYRYETPDDDVYDDEYDDGYEQKEFQVEPLNAQSSTEESGTEESESPESTSVRLAQGKASRGRGSGPAPARGGSSTSNGKGGTNEHSAAATGSATSRTNYTGGRQRQMKERHKNAFKQRGADRKMRGAY, from the exons ATGAAAATACAACCTCTGAAAGCTTCTTTTTATATCGACACGCTATCCGT ATCAACATCGGCGCCAACACTCCCTTCGCTATCGTTCCAGAATGATG aaTTGATTTTATCAGCGTTACCGCGACCAAATCGGACTGATGCGACGCAATTTTCGAGTTCATCGACTCAAGCTCCGAAAGAACCTGAGGGGAAAAATGTATTCAAG GGTCTGATAAGTCTCGCGCCCATAGTTCCCGCCGCTTCCAGCGTAGTCAAAAACCCCGAAGCGGCTGAGAAGCCCGTAAATGAG GTGATGAAGAAACTTCGAGAAGCTCTGGAATCTCTAAAATTACGAGCAGCTGGCATCGAAGATGGCTTTGAACCACAATTTGGAGTAAACGGCGAACGTTTGGTACCAATGCCGACCGCTAAAAA ATATGCTGGGattaagaaattcaaaatatcCGACGCAGACAAGGTGGCGATCCGTCCATCATATGAGAAATATCGTTACGAGACACCAGATGACGATGTGTATGATGATGAATATGATGATGGATacgaacaaaaagaatttcaagtgGAACCACTAAA TGCTCAGTCTTCAACAGAAGAAAGTGGCACGGAAGAGTCAGAGAGCCCGGAAAGCACTTCAGTGAGACTCGCTCAAGGAAAAGCGTCACGTGGTCGTGGATCAGGTCCAGCTCCAGCTAGAGGCGGGTCCAGTA CAAGCAATGGTAAAGGTGGAACAAATGAGCACTCAGCAGCCGCAACAGGAA GTGCGACGTCACGCACTAACTACACCGGTGGCAGGCAGCGACAAATGAAGGAACGACATAAGAATGCGTTCAAGCAACGTGGTGCCGATCGAAAGATGCGTGGAGCGTACTAA
- a CDS encoding hypothetical protein (NECATOR_CHRIII.G9382.T1): protein MSSTNVDQPTSLKIEAPPQLASDIQYSFFWDRNLPDPCCTSELRMELQTTVALPDQSFSLADDETQTSETSSNDLRTEENPEQESNLSTMSSEGTSEVEEVQSIQCDFHPCTSTAVDDTSIKYEFNDEIYKPTVISTDASAYETVMQRRMQRRQIRRAEEFLRTSVLLAKNNDVCDEFATPARQSTQYCDIDANDDATLWMLLQLSAKKLRGQTWPCRNRDDLRELIMIKKVAEKAFNHLFPPIKL, encoded by the exons ATGAGCTCCACTAATGTTGATCAACCTACTAGTTTAAAG ATCGAGGCGCCACCACAGCTAGCGTCAGATATACAGTATTCGTTCTTCTGGGATCGAAATCTACCGGACCCCTGTTGCACCTCCGAACTACGCATGGAACTACAAACTACGGTAGCG ctCCCAGACCAATCATTCTCACTCGCTGATGATGAAACACAAACGTCTGAGACGTCTTCAAACGATCTGAGAAcggaagaaaatccagaacagGAAAG caacTTGTCGACGATGTCCAGCGAAGGAACATCTGAGGTCGAAGAAGTGCAAAGTATCCAGTGTGATTTTCATCCTTGTACCTCAACGGCCGTGGACGATACCTCGATCAAATACGAATTCAACGACGAGATCTATAAACCCACTGTGATCTCAACCGATGCATCAGCTTACGAGACTGTAATGCAGAGAAGAATGCAACGAAGGCAAATCAGAAGAGCTGAAGAGTTCTTGAGAACAAGTGTGTTGTTGGCCAAAAACAATGACGTTTGCGATGAATTTG CCACACCAGCTCGCCAATCGACACAATACTGCGATATCGATGCGAATGATGACGCCACGCTTTGGATGTTGTTACAGTTATCCGCGAAAAAGTTGAGAGGACAG ACCTGGCCATGCCGAAATCGTGACGACCTCCGCGAACTTATAATGATCAAGAAAGTCGCAGAAAAAGCCTTTAATCATCTTTTTCCACCTATTAAACTTTAA
- a CDS encoding hypothetical protein (NECATOR_CHRIII.G9382.T2): MSSTNVDQPTSLKIEAPPQLASDIQYSFFWDRNLPDPCCTSELRMELQTTVALPDQSFSLADDETQTSETSSNDLRTEENPEQESNLSTMSSEGTSEVEEVQSIQCDFHPCTSTAVDDTSIKYEFNDEIYKPTVISTDASAYETVMQRRMQRRQIRRAEEFLRTSVLLAKNNDVCDEFATPARQSTQYCDIDANDDATLWMLLQLSAKKLRGQTWPCRNQSRRKSL; this comes from the exons ATGAGCTCCACTAATGTTGATCAACCTACTAGTTTAAAG ATCGAGGCGCCACCACAGCTAGCGTCAGATATACAGTATTCGTTCTTCTGGGATCGAAATCTACCGGACCCCTGTTGCACCTCCGAACTACGCATGGAACTACAAACTACGGTAGCG ctCCCAGACCAATCATTCTCACTCGCTGATGATGAAACACAAACGTCTGAGACGTCTTCAAACGATCTGAGAAcggaagaaaatccagaacagGAAAG caacTTGTCGACGATGTCCAGCGAAGGAACATCTGAGGTCGAAGAAGTGCAAAGTATCCAGTGTGATTTTCATCCTTGTACCTCAACGGCCGTGGACGATACCTCGATCAAATACGAATTCAACGACGAGATCTATAAACCCACTGTGATCTCAACCGATGCATCAGCTTACGAGACTGTAATGCAGAGAAGAATGCAACGAAGGCAAATCAGAAGAGCTGAAGAGTTCTTGAGAACAAGTGTGTTGTTGGCCAAAAACAATGACGTTTGCGATGAATTTG CCACACCAGCTCGCCAATCGACACAATACTGCGATATCGATGCGAATGATGACGCCACGCTTTGGATGTTGTTACAGTTATCCGCGAAAAAGTTGAGAGGACAG ACCTGGCCATGCCGAAATC AAAGTCGCAGAAAAAGCCTTTAA
- a CDS encoding hypothetical protein (NECATOR_CHRIII.G9382.T3), whose product MSSTNVDQPTSLKIEAPPQLASDIQYSFFWDRNLPDPCCTSELRMELQTTLPDQSFSLADDETQTSETSSNDLRTEENPEQESNLSTMSSEGTSEVEEVQSIQCDFHPCTSTAVDDTSIKYEFNDEIYKPTVISTDASAYETVMQRRMQRRQIRRAEEFLRTSVLLAKNNDVCDEFATPARQSTQYCDIDANDDATLWMLLQLSAKKLRGQTWPCRNQSRRKSL is encoded by the exons ATGAGCTCCACTAATGTTGATCAACCTACTAGTTTAAAG ATCGAGGCGCCACCACAGCTAGCGTCAGATATACAGTATTCGTTCTTCTGGGATCGAAATCTACCGGACCCCTGTTGCACCTCCGAACTACGCATGGAACTACAAACTACG ctCCCAGACCAATCATTCTCACTCGCTGATGATGAAACACAAACGTCTGAGACGTCTTCAAACGATCTGAGAAcggaagaaaatccagaacagGAAAG caacTTGTCGACGATGTCCAGCGAAGGAACATCTGAGGTCGAAGAAGTGCAAAGTATCCAGTGTGATTTTCATCCTTGTACCTCAACGGCCGTGGACGATACCTCGATCAAATACGAATTCAACGACGAGATCTATAAACCCACTGTGATCTCAACCGATGCATCAGCTTACGAGACTGTAATGCAGAGAAGAATGCAACGAAGGCAAATCAGAAGAGCTGAAGAGTTCTTGAGAACAAGTGTGTTGTTGGCCAAAAACAATGACGTTTGCGATGAATTTG CCACACCAGCTCGCCAATCGACACAATACTGCGATATCGATGCGAATGATGACGCCACGCTTTGGATGTTGTTACAGTTATCCGCGAAAAAGTTGAGAGGACAG ACCTGGCCATGCCGAAATC AAAGTCGCAGAAAAAGCCTTTAA
- a CDS encoding hypothetical protein (NECATOR_CHRIII.G9383.T2): MNLSESLADSTKCQTIDRLSYNASPTILSAWQNVANTLAFTYERILQLPSFSFWSSVVYSKTIMQSFDAVLNAIPRHFEIDEYRLIFCYDSSVAVAADRLYNSALAIFLRVAVYNKKIDTSMPPKQFLELVRDRGVMPARRLANALSFFSEYGQILVEVTRKRALLDPSFSNDLAKICAELGVAISTLENDASRLVDKFYAEEGVAKLKVARFVDEWLCTALALCQEGYILVDTLSQAGLLKDAGKYISEIPSLVECVGRLFTTEMIMDVAMTLSDYPLRRLLRLRTQVLQYGVDFYHSVLVRIPKDQKIATILSILELERFIFLLNEKQNLQELLEGCQKEQQEYIERALESICESQRAEIVKELEKSGLLTSLGDVTRLNDAARHAMEEMCQIFPHFSPQYIHE, translated from the exons ATGAATTTA TCAGAATCCCTGGCAGATTCAACAAAGTGCCAAACTATTGATCGTTTGAGTTATAACGCCTCTCCCACGATCCTAAGCGCTTGGCAGAATGTTGCCAACACCTTGGCTTTTACTTATGAACGAATCCTTCAACTTCCGTCTTTTTCGTTCTGGAGCAGTGTCGTGTACAGCAAAACAATTATGCAGTCCTTCGATGCGGTTCTGAATGCAATCCCGAG ACATTTTGAAATTGATGAATATCGATTGATATTTTGCTACGACAGCTCTGTAGCGGTTGCGGCGGATCGGCTGTACAACTCAGCGTTGGCGATTTTTCTTCGCGTTGCAGTTTACAATAAGAAAATT GATACTTCGATGCCGCCGAAGCAATTTCTGGAACTCGTTCGAGATCGAGGCGTGATGCCAGCCAGGAGGCTGGCGAATGCTCTATCGTTTTTCTCAGAATATGGACAGATATTAGTGGAG GTAACAAGAAAGAGGGCACTTCTTGATCCGAGCTTCTCGAATGATTTAGCAAAGATTTGTGCAGAATTAGGAGTG GCGATATCAACTTTGGAGAACGATGCAAGTCGTCTGGTGGACAAGTTTTATGCAGAAGAGGGTGTGGCCAAGCTGAAGGTGGCCCGATTTGTTGACGAGTGGCTTTGCACTGCGCTGGCATTGTGCCAGGAGGGTTACATTTTGGTGGATACGTTGTCTCAAGCAGGATTATTGAAGGATGCCGGCAAATATATATCCGA GATCCCCAGTCTTGTGGAATGTGTTGGTCGATTGTTCACTACGGAAATGATTATGGATGTTGCGATGACATTGTCGGATTATCCTTTAAG GCGCCTTCTGCGATTACGTACACAGGTGCTTCAATACGGTGTTGATTTTTATCATAGTGTTCTGGTGAGGATCCCCAAGGATCAGAAAATCGCCACTATCCTTTCAATCCTAGAGTTAGAACG CTTCATTTTTCTGCTAAATGAGAAGCAGAATCTCCAGGAACTTCTGGAAGGATGTCAAAAAGAACAACAGGAATATATTGAAAGAGCACTCGAGAGTATATGTGAATCACAGAGAGCTGAAATAGTCAAAGAACTAGAGAAAAGCGGCTTGCTTACG AGTCTGGGTGACGTCACGCGTCTCAACGATGCCGCACGACATGCTATGGAGGAGATGTGTCAGATTTTCCCTCATTTCTCCCCGCAATACATCCAC GAATAA
- a CDS encoding hypothetical protein (NECATOR_CHRIII.G9383.T1), producing MQSFDAVLNAIPRHFEIDEYRLIFCYDSSVAVAADRLYNSALAIFLRVAVYNKKIDTSMPPKQFLELVRDRGVMPARRLANALSFFSEYGQILVEVTRKRALLDPSFSNDLAKICAELGVAISTLENDASRLVDKFYAEEGVAKLKVARFVDEWLCTALALCQEGYILVDTLSQAGLLKDAGKYISEIPSLVECVGRLFTTEMIMDVAMTLSDYPLRRLLRLRTQVLQYGVDFYHSVLVRIPKDQKIATILSILELERFIFLLNEKQNLQELLEGCQKEQQEYIERALESICESQRAEIVKELEKSGLLTV from the exons ATGCAGTCCTTCGATGCGGTTCTGAATGCAATCCCGAG ACATTTTGAAATTGATGAATATCGATTGATATTTTGCTACGACAGCTCTGTAGCGGTTGCGGCGGATCGGCTGTACAACTCAGCGTTGGCGATTTTTCTTCGCGTTGCAGTTTACAATAAGAAAATT GATACTTCGATGCCGCCGAAGCAATTTCTGGAACTCGTTCGAGATCGAGGCGTGATGCCAGCCAGGAGGCTGGCGAATGCTCTATCGTTTTTCTCAGAATATGGACAGATATTAGTGGAG GTAACAAGAAAGAGGGCACTTCTTGATCCGAGCTTCTCGAATGATTTAGCAAAGATTTGTGCAGAATTAGGAGTG GCGATATCAACTTTGGAGAACGATGCAAGTCGTCTGGTGGACAAGTTTTATGCAGAAGAGGGTGTGGCCAAGCTGAAGGTGGCCCGATTTGTTGACGAGTGGCTTTGCACTGCGCTGGCATTGTGCCAGGAGGGTTACATTTTGGTGGATACGTTGTCTCAAGCAGGATTATTGAAGGATGCCGGCAAATATATATCCGA GATCCCCAGTCTTGTGGAATGTGTTGGTCGATTGTTCACTACGGAAATGATTATGGATGTTGCGATGACATTGTCGGATTATCCTTTAAG GCGCCTTCTGCGATTACGTACACAGGTGCTTCAATACGGTGTTGATTTTTATCATAGTGTTCTGGTGAGGATCCCCAAGGATCAGAAAATCGCCACTATCCTTTCAATCCTAGAGTTAGAACG CTTCATTTTTCTGCTAAATGAGAAGCAGAATCTCCAGGAACTTCTGGAAGGATGTCAAAAAGAACAACAGGAATATATTGAAAGAGCACTCGAGAGTATATGTGAATCACAGAGAGCTGAAATAGTCAAAGAACTAGAGAAAAGCGGCTTGCTTACGGTatga
- a CDS encoding hypothetical protein (NECATOR_CHRIII.G9384.T1), giving the protein MPKNDILYDPSGAQSNSTDSNQLVLVPGKKRKKDDDGPIPKKKSATGGKKGKNYAKEKEKQKLTKKMKRQLAAVQQRKANKLTQEELFASLAEYQLDAKKINQLSSSSQMQNKLKGSIDEDADFPTKIKSISSKIKLPATIHQKERVQENYYPTDDESSDEDEEFDHTEDCEASTSTPQKEQNPVEVEVKVEENDICRESEQHVPEPDASSSSDVQIETSKNALLPQGTSTLPPQKVKTEDGQDAQSKSVVPVIQRKRVLVARDPNVEAKRAQLPIYSEEVPIMETINENIVTVICGETGSGKTTQIPQFLYEAGYANDGQLIGITEPRRVAAISMAKRVGEELGAPEEVSYQIRYEGNRTDKTRILFMTDGVLMKEMESDIMLKKYSAVLIDEAHERSMYSDVLIGMLSRIAPLRAKTSDPLKLIIMSATLRLADFMHKRLFPVLEPKVINVEARQFPVTVHFEKRTPDDYMVAAFRKICRIHEVLPDGTILVFVSGQMEVRHLVKKLVARYPICYEKSKDGEVLVRGGKKWKKKRLAEAQNLKLEDFKENRVQQFDGEDFLETGVGDTMWDDYEDDDVEEEEDQLNSSMPVPPKDCQPLYCLPLYSLLSSEKQRRVFDPSPEGARMCVIATNVAETSLTIPGVKYVVDSGYEKRRLYDPITGVSQFVVAHVSQASADQRAGRAGRTAAGHAYRLYSSAVFQNFEKFSRPEILDKPADQLVLHLKSMNIVKVVNFPFPSAPEPETLEAAEMRLIKLGALATTTKNGKTEARITPLGRTLSVFPLAPAYAKVIAMANQHELMPYAILLIAALSVREPMIPVSSIRGESDEETKEKMTEVLKLRRGWCGKGPGRRLGDLLVLMRAVSCSEAEKMDPEACTRLGLRYKAMQEIRRLRTQLTNIVNTSFKQAADVTMDPNLPPPSDVQAQMLRQMIVASLADRIAKRVDRSAGDEEVPKGAYQTMKLQEYVFIDPCSVIYTEEPDYVIYQEIVQLNDRKCMQNVMMVDHEWLTRLAEPYCNFAPMDQEQVPKYDSERDEIVKSVEVTFGPLEWRLNPVDRPVPKDIMLYRYFAQFLLAGEVMPLLIEYVPKMLAPPTTMVRSWAKLQRRTEMLLNALIEKEVHTRAELIEQWHNDENYLLEEYLEWFPESLHGTITVMWPPMEKKATKMGRNKIYSKVK; this is encoded by the exons ATGCcgaaaaatgatattttataTGACCCCAGTGGTGCTCAATCAAACAGCACTGATTCAAATCAACTTGTTCTAGTGCCTG ggaaaaaacgtaaaaaagaTGATGATGGTCCGAtaccgaaaaagaaaagcgcgACTGGTGGTAAAAAAGGTAAGAACTATGCTaaagagaaggagaagcaAAAActcacaaagaaaatgaagaggcAGTTAGCGGCTGTTCAGCAAAGAAAGGCAAATAAATTGACG CAAGAAGAATTGTTCGCAAGCTTAGCTGAATATCAGTTGGATGCAAAAAAGATAAATCAGCTCAGCTCATCAAGCCAAATGCAGAACAAATTGAAAGG TTCCATCGACGAGGATGCTGACTTCCCAACGAAAATCAAGTCGATatcctcaaaaataaaactgccTGCTACGATTCATCAAAAAGAACGAgtgcaagaaaactattatCCTACTGACGACGAAAGTTCTGATGAAGACGAGGAGTTTGACCACACTGAA GACTGTGAGGCATCGACTTCAACACCTCAGAAAGAGCAAAATCCTGTTGAAGTCGAGGTAAAAGTAGAAGAGAACGATATTTGCCGAGAGTCAGAACAACATGTACCTGAACCG GACGCTAGCAGTTCATCTGATGTGCAGATCGAAACTTCAAAGAATGCTTTACTTCCACAGGGAACTAGTACTCTTCCTCCACAG AAAGTAAAAACAGAAGATGGTCAAGATGCACAATCGAAATCCGTAGTACCAGTGATCCAAAGGAAACGCGTGCTGGTAGCTAGGGATCCAAATGTAGAAGCTAAACGAGCGCAGCTGCCTATCTATTCTGAAGAAGTGCCTATCATGGAGACAATAAATGAGAACATA GTTACTGTGATCTGCGGAGAGACTGGTTCCGGAAAAACTACTCAAATACCCCAATTTTTGTACGAGGCTGG ATATGCGAATGATGGTCAACTGATAGGAATCACGGAACCAAGGCGAGTAGCTGCAATATCCATGGCCAAGCGAGTTGGAGAAGAACTAGGTGCACCCGAAGAAGTGTCATACCAA ATACGTTATGAAGGAAATCGAACGGACAAGACAAGGATTTTGTTCATGACCGATGGTGttttaatgaaagaaatggagtCGGATATTATGTTGAAGAA ATATTCCGCTGTTCTCATTGATGAAGCTCATGAGAGATCTATGTACAGTGATGTGTTGATTGGAATGCTAAGCAGGATAGCACCACTCAGAGCTAAGACATCAGATCCACTGAAACTGATAATAATGTCCGCCACACTACGATTGGCCGATTTCATGCATAAAAG ATTGTTTCCCGTTTTGGAACCCAAAGTTATCAATGTTGAAGCAAGGCAGTTTCCAGTGACGGTCCATTTTGAAAAGCGCACTCCAGACGATTATATGGTGGCCGCTTTTAGAAAG ATATGTAGAATTCACGAAGTTCTTCCTGACGGTACTATTTTGGTGTTTGTTAGTGGTCAAATGGAGGTGCGACATCTGGTAAAAAAGTTGGTGGCAAGATATCCG ATTTGCTACGAAAAGAGTAAAGATGGCGAAGTGCTAGTAAGAGGCggcaaaaaatggaagaagaaacgGCTCGCTGAGGCGCAGAATTTAAAATTAGAGGATTTCAAAGAGAAT AGAGTACAGCAGTTTGATGGtgaagattttctggaaactgGTGTTGGAGACACGATGTGGGATGATTACGAGGATGATGatgtagaagaagaagaggatcAACTG AACAGTTCTATGCCAGTGCCGCCAAAGGATTGTCAGCCCCTCTACTGTCTTCCTTTGTATTCCCTGTTATCTTCGGAGAAACAACGTCGTGTTTTTGATCCATCTCCGGAAGGAGCGAG aatGTGTGTAATTGCGACTAATGTGGCTGAGACTTCGCTAACTATTCCTGGGGTTAAATATGTTGTGGATAGTGGTTATGAGAAGAGAAG GCTTTACGATCCGATCACAGGAGTATCTCAGTTTGTGGTCGCTCATGTGAGTCAAGCTTCAGCTGATCAAAGAGCTGGAAGAGCAGGTCGAACAGCGGCAGGACATGCATACAG GTTGTACTCTTCGGCTGTATTCCAAAATTTCGAGAAGTTTTCACGGCCGGAAATCTTGGATAAACCAGCTGATCAACTTGTGTTGCACTTGAAATCGATGAATATTGTCAAG GTGGTCAATTTTCCATTTCCCTCTGCACCAGAACCTGAGACGTTAGAAGCTGCTGAGATGAGGTTGATTAAGTTAGGAGCACTAGCAACCACTACAAAGAATGGAAAG ACGGAAGCACGCATCACTCCATTGGGTCGAACACTATCGGTATTTCCACTTGCACCTGCCTATGCAAAAGTAATAGCGATGGCTAATCAGCATGAATTAATGCCTTATGCGATTTTATTGATAGCAGCACTATCTG TTCGAGAACCAATGATACCTGTTTCTTCAATCCGAGGCGAAAGTgatgaagaaacaaaagaaaaaatgacggAAGTTTTGAAGTTAAGGAGAGGATGGTGCGGAAAG GGTCCTGGACGTCGTCTAGGAGACCTGCTAGTTCTTATGAGAGCTGTGAGTTGCAGTGAAGCAGAAAAG ATGGATCCAGAAGCTTGCACAAGATTGGGTCTCAGATATAAAGCCATGCAGGAAATTCGTAGGCTTAGGACACAACTAACAAATATTGTCAACACGTCCTTCAAACAAGCTGCTGACGTCACAATGGATCCCAACCTCCCACCACCCTCTGATGTTCAGGCTCAGATGTTGCG GCAGATGATAGTTGCTTCGTTAGCGGATCGGATAGCTAAACGTGTGGATCGATCAGCAGGTGATGAGGAGGTACCAAAAGGAGCTTATCAAACGATGAAACTGCAG GAATATGTGTTTATCGATCCATGTAGTGTGATCTACACAGAAGAACCGGACTATGTGATCTATCAGGAAATTGTCCAGTTAAATGATCGTAAATGTATGCAAAACGTAATGATGGTAGATCACGAATGGTTGACGAGATTAGCGGAGCCATACTGTAATTTTGCACCTATGGACCAAGAACAAGTGCCCAA ATATGATTCGGAGAGGGACGAAATTGTGAAAAGTGTCGAAGTAACGTTTGGACCATTAGAATGGCGTCTGAATCCGGTGGATCGACCTGTTCCCAAAGATATTATGCTATATCGATATTTTGCTCAGTTTTTGTTGGCTGGAGAG GTAATGCCTCTATTAATCGAATACGTGCCAAAAATGTTGGCTCCTCCCACTACAATGGTGAGGTCGTGGGCAAAGTTGCAACGGAGAACGGAAATGTTGCTGAATGCTCTGATTGAAAAAGAG gtgcaCACCAGGGCAGAATTAATTGAACAATGGCACAACGACGAGAACTATCTGCTAGAAGAATATTTGGAATGGTTTCCTGAGTCCCTCCACGGTACGATTACAGTAATGTGGCCACCGATGGAGAAGAAAGCGACAAAAATGGGCAGAAATAAGATTTATAGCAAAGTTAAGTAG
- a CDS encoding hypothetical protein (NECATOR_CHRIII.G9385.T2): MKKMDGERRSLMGCGCASKTSSHFQDLDKVCAAMRTSAQCCVCRKGPFLLQNLYKHMRKVHKCSDEEVDTVKNAVKRAIYEKEMKCEDCEKIFFSYGGLRKHKKDVHEKPAMTISAASKPDSKSDPSIESSRDSSIVKRKEITSSDNHKEILQRTEEVKAELSEVIRELFKADRMDILNRLNIAVLSALENAVNEMFENLADEMLENDEEEVMRRTPRKITMQTTGAGPKPPRTQVQCNAQFPKIDNINREEKEEKEIYRCR, encoded by the exons atgaagaaaatggatggagaaaggaggagtttgatgggatgtGGATGCGCATCAAAGACTTCCAGCCATTTTCAGGATTTGGATAAAG TGTGTGCAGCTATGCGCACTTCTGCACAGTGCTGCGTCTGCAGAAAAGGTCCATTTCTGCTACAAAACTTGTACAAACACATGCGAAAAGTTCACAAATGCTCAGATGAAGAGGTAGATACCGTTAAGAACGCAGTGAAGAGGGCCATCTAcgaaaaagagatgaaatgtGAGGATTGTGAGAAAATATTCTTCTCCTATGGTGGACTCAGAAAGCATAAGAAG GATGTTCACGAAAAACCCGCCATGACAATATCAGCGGCGAGCAAACCAGACTCGAAGAGTGATCCTTCTATCGAATCCTCGAGAG ATTCTTCCATtgtcaaaagaaaagagatcaCAAGCTCGGATAATCACAAGGAAATTCTCCAGAGAACTGAAGAA gtgaaaGCGGAACTCTCCGAGGTCATTCGGGAATTGTTCAAAGCGGATAGAATGGACATCTTGAATCGACTCAACATAGCAGTTTTGAGTGCATTGGAGAATGCTGTAAAcgagatgtttgaaaatctcGCAGatgaaatgttggaaaatgacgaagaagaagtgatGAGACGTACTCCTAGAAAGATCACCATGCAAACGACTGGAGCAGGCCCGAAACCCCCTCGTACTCAGGTCCAGTGCAATGCC CAATTTCCAAAGATCGACAATATAAACagagaggaaaaggaagaaaaagaaatttatcgaTGTCGATAG